One part of the Algibacter sp. L1A34 genome encodes these proteins:
- a CDS encoding acyl-CoA thioesterase, which translates to MLPKSDEIQIRVRYGETDQMGVVYHGNYALYLEMGRIEWLRKLGVSYKTMEENGVMLPVVSLNVNYKKPAGYDDLINVKTQLKKRPTAKIEFEYEITNQKGELLSTASTILVFVDMKTKRPTKAPQYILDILEA; encoded by the coding sequence ATGCTTCCGAAATCCGATGAAATACAAATAAGAGTGAGATACGGTGAAACAGACCAAATGGGGGTTGTGTATCACGGGAATTATGCGTTATATTTAGAAATGGGACGTATTGAGTGGCTACGTAAACTTGGTGTTTCTTATAAAACTATGGAAGAAAATGGGGTTATGTTACCCGTCGTTTCTTTGAATGTAAATTATAAAAAGCCAGCGGGTTATGATGATTTAATTAATGTGAAAACACAACTCAAAAAAAGACCCACTGCCAAAATAGAATTTGAGTATGAAATCACAAATCAGAAAGGAGAACTTTTATCTACAGCAAGTACAATTTTGGTATTTGTAGACATGAAAACCAAACGACCAACAAAAGCGCCACAATATATTTTAGATATACTTGAAGCTTAA